Proteins from a single region of Malaclemys terrapin pileata isolate rMalTer1 chromosome 23, rMalTer1.hap1, whole genome shotgun sequence:
- the KIF5A gene encoding kinesin heavy chain isoform X2, with amino-acid sequence MAEPSTECSIKVLCRFRPLNQAEILRGDKFIPLFQGDDSVILGGKPYVFDRVFPPNTTQEQVYHACAMQIVKDVLAGYNGTIFAYGQTSSGKTHTMEGKLHDPQLMGIIPRIARDIFNHIYAMDENLEFHIKVSYFEIYLDKIRDLLDVTKTNLSVHEDKNRVPYVKGCTERFVSSPEEILDVIDEGKSNRHVAVTNMNEHSSRSHSIFLINIKQENMETEQKLSGKLYLVDLAGSEKVSKTGAEGAVLDEAKNINKSLSALGNVISALAEGTKSYVPYRDSKMTRILQDSLGGNCRTTMFICCSPSSYNDAETKSTLMFGQRAKTIKNTASVNLELTAEQWKKKYEKEKEKNKTLKETIGKLEAELSRWRNGENVPETEQLSEEETPAPDTCDETPVNDNASSIVIRISEEERHKYEEEIRKLYKQLDDKDDEINQQSQLMEKLSQQMLEQEELLVSTRGDNEKVQRELGRLQAENDSAKEEVREVLQALEELALNYDQKAQEAEEKGQENQLLVDELSQKVSTLLALETELQRLQEFGTRQRKRVAEVLNGLMKDLSEFSVIVGNGEIKLPVEISGAIEEEFTVARLYISKIKAEVKGVVKRCRQLEALQVECQRKMAVTGRELAACQLLISQHEAKIRSLSEYMHSVELKKRHLEESYDTLSEELAKLQAQETVHEAARKDQEQDPIQDADEVKRALELQLEGHREAHHKQLARLRDEINEKQKVIDELKDLNQKLQLELEQLRADYEKLKNEEQEKTIKLQELTFLYERHEQSKQDLKGLEETVARELQTLHNLRKLFVQDVTTRVKKSAEMEPEDSGGAHSQKQKISFLENNLEQLTKVHKQLVRDNADLRCELPKLEKRLRATAERVKALEGALREAKEGAMKDKRRYQQEVDRIKEAVRYKNSSKRAHSAQIAKPVRPGHYPASPTNPYGTRNSDCVSYTNSLFQNYQAAYGQGSAPDAYFANSSSSSGTGSSSGPLAPYQKLSVDNGNATDINDNRSELPCSCQADEQAKLFPLHQETAAS; translated from the exons ATGGCCGAGCCCAGCACCGAATGCAGCATCAAGGTGCTCTGCCGATTCCGGCCCCTGAACCAGGCGGAGATCCTGCGGGGGGACAAATTCATCCCCCTCTTCCAAGGGGACGACAGCGTCATCCTCGGG GGCAAGCCCTACGTCTTCGACCGCGTCTTCCCCCCCAACACCACCCAGGAGCAGGTGTACCATGCGTGTGCCATGCAGATCGTCAAGG ATGTGCTGGCTGGGTACAACGGCACCATCTTCGCCTACGGGCAGACGTCGTCGGGGAAGACCCACACCATGGAG gggaagCTGCACGACCCCCAGCTGATGGGCATCATCCCGCGCATCGCCCGCGACATCTTCAACCACATCTACGCCATGGACGAGAACCTGGAGTTCCAcatcaag GTTTCTTACTTTGAAATTTACCTGGACAAAATCCGGGACCTGCTGGATG TGACCAAGACCAACCTGTCAGTGCATGAGGACAAGAACCGGGTACCCTACGTCAAG gGCTGCACCGAGCGCTTTGTCTCCAGCCCGGAGGAGATCCTGGACGTGATCGACGAGGGCAAATCCAACCGCCACGTGGCTGTCACCA ACATGAACGAGCACAGCTCCCGCAGCCACAGTATCTTCCTCATCAACATCAAGCAGGAGAACATGGAGACGGAGCAGAAGCTGAGCGGGAAACTCTACCTGGTGGACCTGGCGGGCAGCGAGAAG GTCAGCAAGACGGGGGCCGAAGGGGCCGTGCTGGACGAGGCCAAGAACATCAACAAGTCGCTGTCGGCCCTGGGCAACGTCATCTCAGCCCTGGCCGAGGGGACG AAGAGCTACGTGCCCTACCGGGACAGCAAGATGACGCGGATCCTGCAGGACTCGCTGGGCGGGAACTGCCGCACGACCATGTTCATCTGCTGCTCACCTTCCAGCTACAACGACGCCGAGACCAAGTCCACCCTCATGTTCGGCCAACG GGCCAAGACCATCAAGAACACAGCGTCGGTGAACCTGGAGCTGACGGCCGAGCAGTGGAAGAAGAAGTatgagaaggagaaggagaagaacaAGACGCTGAAGGAGACGATCGGGAAGCTGGAGGCTGAGCTGAGCCGCTGGAGGAATG gggAGAACGTGCCGGAGACGGAGCAGCTGAGCGAGGAGGAGACGCCGGCGCCCGACACCTGTGACGAGACGCCCGTCAACGACAACGCCTCGTCCATCGTCATCCGCATCTCCGAGGAGGAGCGGCACAAGTACGAGGAGGAGATCCGCAAACTGTACAAGCAGCTGGATGACAAG gacgaCGAGATCAACCAGCAGAGCCAGCTGATGGAGAAGCTCTCGCAGCAGATGCtggagcaggaggag CTGCTGGTGTCGACGCGCGGGGACAACGAGAAGGTGCAGCGGGAGCTGGGCCGGCTGCAGGCAGAGAACGACTCGGCCAAGGAGGAGGTGCGCGAGGTGCTGCAGGCGCTGGAGGAGCTGGCCCTCAACTACGACCAGAAGGCGCAGGAGgcggaggagaaggggcaggagaaCCAGCTGCTGGTGGACGAGCTGTCCCAGAAAGTG agcaccctgcTGGCCCTGGAGACGGAGCTGCAACGTCTGCAGGAGTTCGGCACCCGCCAGCGCAAGCGCGTGGCCGAGGTGCTCAACGGGCTCATGAAGGACCTGAGCGAATTCAGCGTCATTGTGGGCAACGGGGAGATCAAGCTG ccggtGGAGATCAGCGGGGCCATCGAGGAAGAGTTCACGGTCGCCCGGCTCTACATCAGCAAGATCAAGGCGGAGGTGAAGGGGGTGGTGAAGCGTTGCCGCCAGCTGGAGGCGCTGCAGGTCGAGTGCCAGCGGAAGATGGCCGTGACGGGCCGGGAGTTGGCCGCCTGCCAGCTGCTCATCTCCCAG CACGAGGCCAAGATCCGGTCCCTGAGCGAGTACATGCACAGCGTCGAGCTGAAGAAGCGGCACCTGGAGGAGTCGTACGACACGCTGAGCGAGGAGCTGGCCAAGCTGCAGGCCCAAG agACTGTGCACGAGGCGGCCCGGAAGGACCAGGAGCAGGACCCGATCCAGGATGCCGACGAGGTcaag agggccctggagctgcagctggagggGCACCGGGAAGCCCACCACAAGCAGCTGGCCCGGCTGCGGGACGAGATCAACGAGAAGCAGAAGGTCATCGACGAGCTGAAGGA CCTCAACCAGAAGCTGCAGCTCGAGCTGGAGCAGCTCCGGGCCGACTACGAGAAACTCAAGAACGAGGAGCAGGAGAAAACCATCAAACTGCAGGAGCTGAC atttctgtaCGAGCGCCACGAGCAGTCGAAGCAGGATCTCAAGGGGCTGGAAGAGACTGTC GCCCGGGAACTCCAGACCCTCCACAACCTGCGCAAGCTTTTTGTTCAAGACGTCACGACTCGAGTCAAGAAA aGCGCAGAGATGGAACCCGAGGACAGTGGGGGGGCCCATTCTCAGAAGCAGAAGATTTCCTTTCTTGAGAACAACCTGGAGCAGCTTACAAAGGTTCACAAACAG CTGGTTCGTGACAATGCAGATCTGCGCTGTGAGCTTCCAAAGCTGGAGAAGCGGCTTCGGGCTACGGCTGAGAGAGTTAAGGCCCTGGAGGGTGCACTGAGGGAGGCCAAGGAGGGGGCCATGAAGGACAAGCGGCGCTACCAGCAGGAGGTGGACCGCATCAAGGAGGCCGTGCGCTACAAGAACTCCAGCAAGCGCGCCCACTCGGCGCAGATCG CCAAGCCGGTGCGGCCGGGGCACTACCCGGCCTCGCCCACCAACCCCTACGGCACCCGCAACTCCGACTGCGTCAGCTACACCAACAGCCTCTTCCAGAACTACCAGGCAGCCTACGGGCAGGGCTCCGCCCCAGACGCCTA TTTTGCCAACTCCTCGTCCAGCAGCGGCACAGGCTCCTCCAGCGGCCCCCTGGCCCCCTACCAGAAG
- the KIF5A gene encoding kinesin heavy chain isoform X1, whose product MAEPSTECSIKVLCRFRPLNQAEILRGDKFIPLFQGDDSVILGGKPYVFDRVFPPNTTQEQVYHACAMQIVKDVLAGYNGTIFAYGQTSSGKTHTMEGKLHDPQLMGIIPRIARDIFNHIYAMDENLEFHIKVSYFEIYLDKIRDLLDVTKTNLSVHEDKNRVPYVKGCTERFVSSPEEILDVIDEGKSNRHVAVTNMNEHSSRSHSIFLINIKQENMETEQKLSGKLYLVDLAGSEKVSKTGAEGAVLDEAKNINKSLSALGNVISALAEGTKSYVPYRDSKMTRILQDSLGGNCRTTMFICCSPSSYNDAETKSTLMFGQRAKTIKNTASVNLELTAEQWKKKYEKEKEKNKTLKETIGKLEAELSRWRNGENVPETEQLSEEETPAPDTCDETPVNDNASSIVIRISEEERHKYEEEIRKLYKQLDDKDDEINQQSQLMEKLSQQMLEQEELLVSTRGDNEKVQRELGRLQAENDSAKEEVREVLQALEELALNYDQKAQEAEEKGQENQLLVDELSQKVSTLLALETELQRLQEFGTRQRKRVAEVLNGLMKDLSEFSVIVGNGEIKLPVEISGAIEEEFTVARLYISKIKAEVKGVVKRCRQLEALQVECQRKMAVTGRELAACQLLISQHEAKIRSLSEYMHSVELKKRHLEESYDTLSEELAKLQAQETVHEAARKDQEQDPIQDADEVKRALELQLEGHREAHHKQLARLRDEINEKQKVIDELKDLNQKLQLELEQLRADYEKLKNEEQEKTIKLQELTFLYERHEQSKQDLKGLEETVARELQTLHNLRKLFVQDVTTRVKKSAEMEPEDSGGAHSQKQKISFLENNLEQLTKVHKQLDLWVSKLVRDNADLRCELPKLEKRLRATAERVKALEGALREAKEGAMKDKRRYQQEVDRIKEAVRYKNSSKRAHSAQIAKPVRPGHYPASPTNPYGTRNSDCVSYTNSLFQNYQAAYGQGSAPDAYFANSSSSSGTGSSSGPLAPYQKLSVDNGNATDINDNRSELPCSCQADEQAKLFPLHQETAAS is encoded by the exons ATGGCCGAGCCCAGCACCGAATGCAGCATCAAGGTGCTCTGCCGATTCCGGCCCCTGAACCAGGCGGAGATCCTGCGGGGGGACAAATTCATCCCCCTCTTCCAAGGGGACGACAGCGTCATCCTCGGG GGCAAGCCCTACGTCTTCGACCGCGTCTTCCCCCCCAACACCACCCAGGAGCAGGTGTACCATGCGTGTGCCATGCAGATCGTCAAGG ATGTGCTGGCTGGGTACAACGGCACCATCTTCGCCTACGGGCAGACGTCGTCGGGGAAGACCCACACCATGGAG gggaagCTGCACGACCCCCAGCTGATGGGCATCATCCCGCGCATCGCCCGCGACATCTTCAACCACATCTACGCCATGGACGAGAACCTGGAGTTCCAcatcaag GTTTCTTACTTTGAAATTTACCTGGACAAAATCCGGGACCTGCTGGATG TGACCAAGACCAACCTGTCAGTGCATGAGGACAAGAACCGGGTACCCTACGTCAAG gGCTGCACCGAGCGCTTTGTCTCCAGCCCGGAGGAGATCCTGGACGTGATCGACGAGGGCAAATCCAACCGCCACGTGGCTGTCACCA ACATGAACGAGCACAGCTCCCGCAGCCACAGTATCTTCCTCATCAACATCAAGCAGGAGAACATGGAGACGGAGCAGAAGCTGAGCGGGAAACTCTACCTGGTGGACCTGGCGGGCAGCGAGAAG GTCAGCAAGACGGGGGCCGAAGGGGCCGTGCTGGACGAGGCCAAGAACATCAACAAGTCGCTGTCGGCCCTGGGCAACGTCATCTCAGCCCTGGCCGAGGGGACG AAGAGCTACGTGCCCTACCGGGACAGCAAGATGACGCGGATCCTGCAGGACTCGCTGGGCGGGAACTGCCGCACGACCATGTTCATCTGCTGCTCACCTTCCAGCTACAACGACGCCGAGACCAAGTCCACCCTCATGTTCGGCCAACG GGCCAAGACCATCAAGAACACAGCGTCGGTGAACCTGGAGCTGACGGCCGAGCAGTGGAAGAAGAAGTatgagaaggagaaggagaagaacaAGACGCTGAAGGAGACGATCGGGAAGCTGGAGGCTGAGCTGAGCCGCTGGAGGAATG gggAGAACGTGCCGGAGACGGAGCAGCTGAGCGAGGAGGAGACGCCGGCGCCCGACACCTGTGACGAGACGCCCGTCAACGACAACGCCTCGTCCATCGTCATCCGCATCTCCGAGGAGGAGCGGCACAAGTACGAGGAGGAGATCCGCAAACTGTACAAGCAGCTGGATGACAAG gacgaCGAGATCAACCAGCAGAGCCAGCTGATGGAGAAGCTCTCGCAGCAGATGCtggagcaggaggag CTGCTGGTGTCGACGCGCGGGGACAACGAGAAGGTGCAGCGGGAGCTGGGCCGGCTGCAGGCAGAGAACGACTCGGCCAAGGAGGAGGTGCGCGAGGTGCTGCAGGCGCTGGAGGAGCTGGCCCTCAACTACGACCAGAAGGCGCAGGAGgcggaggagaaggggcaggagaaCCAGCTGCTGGTGGACGAGCTGTCCCAGAAAGTG agcaccctgcTGGCCCTGGAGACGGAGCTGCAACGTCTGCAGGAGTTCGGCACCCGCCAGCGCAAGCGCGTGGCCGAGGTGCTCAACGGGCTCATGAAGGACCTGAGCGAATTCAGCGTCATTGTGGGCAACGGGGAGATCAAGCTG ccggtGGAGATCAGCGGGGCCATCGAGGAAGAGTTCACGGTCGCCCGGCTCTACATCAGCAAGATCAAGGCGGAGGTGAAGGGGGTGGTGAAGCGTTGCCGCCAGCTGGAGGCGCTGCAGGTCGAGTGCCAGCGGAAGATGGCCGTGACGGGCCGGGAGTTGGCCGCCTGCCAGCTGCTCATCTCCCAG CACGAGGCCAAGATCCGGTCCCTGAGCGAGTACATGCACAGCGTCGAGCTGAAGAAGCGGCACCTGGAGGAGTCGTACGACACGCTGAGCGAGGAGCTGGCCAAGCTGCAGGCCCAAG agACTGTGCACGAGGCGGCCCGGAAGGACCAGGAGCAGGACCCGATCCAGGATGCCGACGAGGTcaag agggccctggagctgcagctggagggGCACCGGGAAGCCCACCACAAGCAGCTGGCCCGGCTGCGGGACGAGATCAACGAGAAGCAGAAGGTCATCGACGAGCTGAAGGA CCTCAACCAGAAGCTGCAGCTCGAGCTGGAGCAGCTCCGGGCCGACTACGAGAAACTCAAGAACGAGGAGCAGGAGAAAACCATCAAACTGCAGGAGCTGAC atttctgtaCGAGCGCCACGAGCAGTCGAAGCAGGATCTCAAGGGGCTGGAAGAGACTGTC GCCCGGGAACTCCAGACCCTCCACAACCTGCGCAAGCTTTTTGTTCAAGACGTCACGACTCGAGTCAAGAAA aGCGCAGAGATGGAACCCGAGGACAGTGGGGGGGCCCATTCTCAGAAGCAGAAGATTTCCTTTCTTGAGAACAACCTGGAGCAGCTTACAAAGGTTCACAAACAG CTGGATCTCTGGGTCTCCAAG CTGGTTCGTGACAATGCAGATCTGCGCTGTGAGCTTCCAAAGCTGGAGAAGCGGCTTCGGGCTACGGCTGAGAGAGTTAAGGCCCTGGAGGGTGCACTGAGGGAGGCCAAGGAGGGGGCCATGAAGGACAAGCGGCGCTACCAGCAGGAGGTGGACCGCATCAAGGAGGCCGTGCGCTACAAGAACTCCAGCAAGCGCGCCCACTCGGCGCAGATCG CCAAGCCGGTGCGGCCGGGGCACTACCCGGCCTCGCCCACCAACCCCTACGGCACCCGCAACTCCGACTGCGTCAGCTACACCAACAGCCTCTTCCAGAACTACCAGGCAGCCTACGGGCAGGGCTCCGCCCCAGACGCCTA TTTTGCCAACTCCTCGTCCAGCAGCGGCACAGGCTCCTCCAGCGGCCCCCTGGCCCCCTACCAGAAG